A genomic stretch from Thermodesulfobacteriota bacterium includes:
- a CDS encoding TolC family protein, whose product MTALALHGVTPGAGLAAATTPAPATMELSIEEGIAMLLKHNLDIVVERIKPRIETARVEGGWGIFDREVFTSLNYNDSKRPLNSRSSTAAGSISSMESRVYTLNMGVSAMTTLGTEYSLEFDDEWTKDTLNDFDTEHDTFAGLRLTQPLLKGFGRDATLFEIGLAKKERDISVHRLKQRIIDTVSEFELTYWELVLTREELRVKSESLKLAEELLELNRSKFEAGVASALEVTQAEAGVATRREALISAGKLVSEGENALKLLISGDVYGLRDTEIVPTDAPPPPTLWPMEPSLQEGVRKAVEVRPDYNELRAELEKNDIRIKYAENQRFPEVDLEASFGYNGLGTSFNNSIEGMDSNPQWGVGVVFRYPLGNRTARSEERIARLESEAALFKLKRLEQEIVVALDNAIKELHTSRERFGAAKVSTRFAEETLIAEEVKLEAGLSTTYNVLEMQEDLEEAKLSEIDALIDYASAVTVFLREEGTLLDKRGIEFRLPEEVQGVEMSGR is encoded by the coding sequence TTGACAGCGTTGGCCCTCCACGGCGTAACACCCGGCGCGGGGCTGGCTGCCGCCACCACCCCCGCCCCCGCCACGATGGAGCTTTCGATCGAGGAGGGTATAGCCATGCTGCTCAAGCACAACCTCGATATAGTGGTGGAGAGGATAAAGCCCCGGATAGAGACGGCCCGGGTCGAGGGCGGGTGGGGTATCTTCGACAGGGAGGTCTTTACCTCGCTTAACTACAACGATTCGAAGAGGCCGCTCAACTCCCGCTCCAGCACGGCCGCGGGAAGCATCTCCTCCATGGAGTCGAGGGTCTATACGCTTAACATGGGGGTCTCGGCCATGACGACGCTCGGCACAGAGTACTCGCTCGAGTTCGACGACGAGTGGACCAAGGACACGCTGAACGACTTCGACACCGAGCACGACACCTTTGCCGGGCTAAGGCTGACACAGCCGCTCCTTAAGGGCTTCGGCAGGGACGCCACCCTGTTCGAAATAGGTCTCGCGAAAAAGGAGCGGGACATCTCCGTGCACAGGCTGAAACAGCGGATAATAGATACGGTCTCCGAGTTCGAGCTCACCTACTGGGAGTTAGTGCTCACGAGGGAGGAGCTCCGTGTAAAGAGTGAATCGCTTAAGTTGGCCGAGGAGCTTTTGGAGCTCAACCGGAGTAAGTTCGAGGCCGGGGTGGCTTCCGCCCTCGAGGTAACGCAGGCCGAGGCCGGGGTGGCCACCAGGAGAGAGGCGCTCATCTCGGCCGGAAAACTCGTAAGCGAGGGGGAGAACGCGCTAAAACTCCTTATCTCCGGAGACGTCTACGGCCTCCGGGATACTGAAATAGTCCCCACCGACGCCCCACCCCCACCGACGCTTTGGCCCATGGAGCCCAGCCTGCAGGAGGGCGTTAGGAAGGCCGTCGAGGTACGGCCCGACTATAACGAGCTCAGGGCCGAGCTCGAAAAAAACGATATCAGGATCAAGTACGCCGAAAACCAGCGCTTCCCCGAGGTAGACCTCGAGGCCAGCTTCGGCTACAATGGCCTCGGGACGAGTTTCAATAACTCGATCGAGGGCATGGACAGCAACCCGCAGTGGGGGGTGGGGGTGGTCTTCCGCTACCCGCTCGGCAACAGGACGGCAAGGAGCGAAGAGCGTATCGCCCGCCTTGAGAGCGAGGCGGCGCTCTTCAAGCTAAAGCGCCTCGAACAGGAGATTGTCGTAGCGCTCGACAACGCCATAAAAGAACTCCATACGAGCCGGGAGAGGTTCGGGGCCGCGAAGGTCTCGACCAGGTTCGCCGAGGAGACCCTTATAGCGGAGGAGGTGAAGCTCGAGGCCGGGCTTTCCACCACCTACAACGTGCTGGAGATGCAGGAAGACCTCGAAGAGGCGAAACTTTCCGAGATAGACGCCCTCATAGACTACGCGAGCGCGGTCACCGTGTTCCTCCGCGAGGAGGGGACGCTCCTCGATAAGAGGGGGATAGAGTTCCGCCTGCCGGAGGAAGTTCAGGGTGTAGAGATGAGCGGACGATGA
- a CDS encoding methylenetetrahydrofolate reductase C-terminal domain-containing protein: MIITEKKDIAGIVESLRGKKTVYLFGCNSCAEQCKTGGRVELDEMAAVLKEEGFEVLGDSLPDETCYNQIVRREFRLKPEAKAADAVLVLACGAGVRTVADNAEESQPVLPALDSFFLATVERQGRFFEGCSLCGECVLDRTAGICPHTECPKALLNGPCGGVADGMCEADTSNECAWVRIYNRLEKQNRLHAMEGYFPMKDHSVSIRPRKVLLR, translated from the coding sequence ATGATCATAACGGAGAAAAAGGATATTGCCGGTATAGTCGAGAGCCTCCGGGGGAAAAAGACCGTTTACCTCTTCGGGTGCAACTCGTGCGCCGAGCAGTGCAAGACCGGCGGCAGGGTTGAACTCGACGAGATGGCCGCGGTACTCAAGGAAGAAGGGTTTGAAGTCCTCGGGGACTCGCTCCCGGACGAGACCTGCTATAACCAGATCGTGAGGAGGGAGTTCCGGCTCAAGCCCGAGGCAAAGGCGGCCGACGCCGTGCTGGTGCTCGCCTGCGGCGCCGGGGTTAGGACCGTTGCCGATAACGCCGAAGAGTCCCAGCCCGTCCTGCCCGCGCTCGACAGCTTTTTCCTCGCGACCGTGGAGAGGCAGGGGAGGTTCTTCGAGGGCTGCTCGCTCTGCGGGGAGTGCGTACTCGACAGGACGGCCGGCATATGCCCGCACACCGAATGCCCGAAGGCCCTCCTTAACGGCCCCTGCGGAGGCGTGGCCGACGGTATGTGCGAGGCGGACACCTCTAACGAATGCGCGTGGGTCAGGATATACAACCGGCTCGAAAAACAAAACAGGCTCCACGCAATGGAAGGGTACTTCCCCATGAAAGACCACTCCGTCTCGATCCGGCCGAGGAAGGTGCTCCTCCGGTGA
- a CDS encoding efflux RND transporter periplasmic adaptor subunit: protein MKKSAVIITVVAAMAAIAVYFLAPVLTGNGEPPLRLKTGKVLRGDLVVVVAATGVITPYVEVEVKSKAAGEILSFPFNEGDTLEKGRVVVRLDPATEKSRVNQARADRLMAEGKLDRARVSLKDTTLKKKRKEPLFEKGVISRQELDDSVIAFEKAQSEITIAEAELLRATEVLREAEDRLEDTEIRAPLGGTVLIKLVEEGQVISSTISSVSEGTTLFTMADLAHLYVGAMVDEVDIGQVVVGQSVGITVDSWPDRLFAGRIARIAPKGRVERTVTVFDVVVDITEEKKTGLMPGMSANVEIATDRIQGTLLIPSEAVRVENKETGVYIPAAAGPAWAPIKTGKTDGITTEVTEGLKEGDEVIISGYAGDEDNKSGSKKRRLYRRH from the coding sequence ATGAAGAAAAGTGCCGTAATAATAACGGTGGTTGCCGCTATGGCGGCAATAGCCGTATACTTCCTCGCTCCGGTCCTTACCGGCAACGGCGAGCCCCCGCTGCGCCTTAAGACGGGAAAGGTCCTTCGGGGAGACCTCGTCGTGGTCGTCGCGGCCACAGGCGTTATAACGCCCTACGTAGAGGTAGAGGTAAAGAGCAAAGCCGCCGGTGAGATATTGAGCTTTCCCTTTAACGAGGGCGATACGCTTGAAAAAGGGCGGGTGGTGGTAAGGCTCGACCCGGCCACCGAGAAGTCGCGCGTGAACCAGGCACGGGCGGACAGGCTAATGGCCGAAGGTAAGCTCGATCGGGCCAGGGTCTCGTTAAAGGACACCACGCTCAAGAAGAAAAGGAAGGAACCACTCTTTGAGAAGGGCGTCATATCGAGGCAAGAACTCGACGACAGCGTCATAGCCTTCGAGAAGGCGCAGAGCGAGATCACGATAGCCGAGGCCGAGCTTTTGAGGGCCACAGAGGTCCTCCGGGAGGCCGAAGACAGGCTCGAAGACACCGAGATAAGGGCGCCGCTCGGCGGTACGGTACTTATAAAGCTCGTCGAGGAAGGTCAGGTAATCTCCTCCACCATCTCCTCGGTATCCGAGGGGACCACGCTCTTTACCATGGCCGACCTCGCGCACCTATACGTGGGCGCGATGGTGGACGAGGTGGACATAGGTCAAGTCGTCGTGGGCCAGAGCGTGGGTATCACCGTGGACTCCTGGCCCGACAGGCTCTTTGCCGGACGTATAGCCAGGATAGCGCCCAAGGGCAGGGTGGAGAGGACCGTTACGGTCTTCGACGTGGTCGTGGATATAACCGAAGAGAAGAAGACCGGCCTCATGCCGGGCATGTCGGCGAACGTGGAGATAGCCACCGACCGTATCCAGGGGACGCTGCTCATCCCTTCCGAGGCCGTAAGGGTAGAGAATAAGGAGACCGGGGTCTACATACCGGCCGCCGCCGGACCCGCCTGGGCGCCGATAAAGACCGGGAAGACCGACGGCATAACCACCGAGGTTACCGAAGGTCTTAAGGAAGGGGACGAGGTCATAATCTCCGGATACGCCGGGGACGAGGATAATAAAAGTGGCTCGAAAAAGAGACGCTTATACCGCCGCCACTAA
- a CDS encoding ABC transporter ATP-binding protein, with translation MIELKGITRSYASGEVAVKALRGVDLDISAGEFVSIMGPSGSGKSTLMNLMGCLDRPTSGSYVLNGTKVDEMDDDALAAVRNRNIGFVFQTFNLLGRHTAVENVELPLIYAGFDNTLDTAKGALDEVGLGHRVAHRPNELSGGECQRVAIARAVVLDPPLILADEPTGNLDTRTGEEIMGIFKELNKKGTTVIIVTHEQEVADHSQRVVTIRDGLILSDTRNR, from the coding sequence GTGATAGAGCTTAAGGGAATTACCAGGTCCTACGCCTCCGGCGAGGTAGCCGTCAAGGCCTTGAGGGGCGTGGACCTCGATATATCCGCGGGCGAGTTCGTCTCGATCATGGGGCCGTCCGGGAGCGGCAAGAGCACGCTCATGAACCTCATGGGGTGCCTCGACAGGCCCACCTCCGGCTCCTACGTCTTAAACGGCACGAAGGTCGACGAGATGGACGACGACGCACTCGCCGCCGTCCGTAACCGCAATATCGGCTTCGTCTTCCAGACCTTCAACCTGCTCGGCCGCCACACGGCGGTTGAGAACGTAGAGCTTCCGCTCATCTATGCCGGCTTCGACAACACCCTTGATACGGCAAAGGGGGCCCTCGATGAGGTGGGCCTCGGCCACCGCGTCGCCCACAGACCCAACGAGCTCTCCGGCGGCGAGTGCCAGAGGGTCGCGATAGCGAGGGCCGTGGTACTGGACCCGCCGCTCATCCTCGCCGACGAGCCCACCGGGAACCTCGACACCCGCACCGGCGAAGAGATAATGGGAATATTCAAGGAGCTTAACAAAAAGGGCACCACCGTTATTATCGTCACGCACGAACAAGAGGTCGCCGACCACAGCCAGAGGGTCGTGACCATCCGGGACGGACTTATACTGTCCGACACCCGTAACAGGTAG